One Maribacter cobaltidurans genomic window carries:
- a CDS encoding PH domain-containing protein: MKFKSKKDTLFSVIIFGTNVFLIIVTIAGILKGEMEKGEYWSLIPVLGIVGFLFWLYFGTNYELTKENGLIYRSGPFNGKISLERITEIIKGKTLWVGFRPATARKGLIIKYDKFNEIYISPKNNESFIEKILELNKTIKITQ; the protein is encoded by the coding sequence ATGAAGTTCAAAAGTAAAAAAGATACATTATTCAGTGTGATAATTTTTGGGACAAATGTATTCTTGATTATTGTCACCATAGCTGGGATTTTAAAAGGAGAAATGGAGAAGGGGGAATATTGGTCTTTAATACCTGTTCTTGGTATTGTCGGATTTTTATTTTGGCTGTATTTCGGAACTAATTATGAACTTACTAAAGAGAATGGTCTAATTTATAGGAGTGGGCCTTTCAATGGGAAAATAAGTCTTGAGCGTATAACGGAAATCATAAAAGGAAAAACACTTTGGGTGGGTTTCAGACCAGCTACTGCAAGAAAAGGATTGATAATTAAATATGATAAGTTTAATGAAATCTACATAAGCCCAAAAAACAATGAATCTTTTATAGAAAAGATATTGGAATTGAATAAAACAATAAAAATAACCCAATGA
- a CDS encoding CPXCG motif-containing cysteine-rich protein — MYEHFFQCPYCWEEVSMLMDSSITDQTYIEDCEVCCNPIEITAKFRENVLVSFEAKEIGQ; from the coding sequence ATGTATGAACATTTTTTTCAATGCCCTTATTGCTGGGAGGAGGTATCTATGCTTATGGATTCATCCATTACGGACCAAACGTATATAGAAGATTGTGAGGTCTGTTGTAATCCTATAGAGATAACAGCTAAATTTCGGGAAAATGTGTTGGTCTCTTTTGAAGCCAAGGAAATAGGACAATAA
- a CDS encoding DUF885 domain-containing protein: MALRIFKQHLVFGLWVFLAGMNLYAQNFNNGTEALEKIIGEVEKFKLYDRSEYPLGRYLPEVYEKDAQFAAKKLEDLGNIDLETLSETERISLELLKFSLQNRVDEYNFGLYLNPIQADQGFHLSLNYRIRPIRDYESAKEYLNVLDDMPRFADEHFQILRIALEKKVSQPKVIFDGYESTYNQHISVEVEENPFYAPFKELPASLTQAQNDSILNAAKVAIAESVVPTFKKIKLFFESEYIPNTRNSVGISDTPGGSKLYQNRVNYYTTTDKYTADDIHEIGLKEVARIRSEMEEIIKSVGFKGSFVDFLEFLRTDEQFYVTNGEDLLKEARNIAKQIDAKLPTYFSTLPRKPYGVKKVPDALAPKYTGGRYSGSRSPTEPGYYLVNTYKLDSRPLYVLPSLTLHESVPGHHLQGSLNQEMSDSIPQFRKNMYLSAFGEGWALYTEFLGDEMGMYKTPYEKFGKLTYEMWRAARLVVDTGIHAKGWTKQQVLDFMKNNTALSLHEINTETDRYIAWPGQALSYKMGELKIRELRKRAENELGPNFDIRKFHEVILGQGTVTLPILERRVNTYIENVKKS; this comes from the coding sequence ATGGCACTTCGAATTTTTAAGCAGCATCTTGTCTTTGGCCTATGGGTATTCTTGGCCGGAATGAACCTTTACGCCCAAAACTTCAATAACGGTACTGAAGCATTGGAGAAAATCATAGGGGAGGTTGAGAAGTTTAAATTGTATGATCGAAGCGAGTACCCATTGGGCAGATATCTGCCCGAGGTATATGAAAAAGATGCCCAATTTGCCGCTAAAAAACTCGAAGATCTTGGCAATATTGACCTAGAGACACTTTCCGAAACGGAAAGGATTTCCTTGGAATTGCTAAAATTCAGTCTTCAAAATAGGGTGGATGAGTACAATTTTGGACTTTATTTAAACCCGATACAGGCGGATCAAGGTTTTCACCTTAGCCTAAATTATCGCATTAGGCCCATTCGCGATTATGAAAGTGCCAAGGAATATTTGAATGTTCTTGATGATATGCCCCGTTTCGCGGATGAGCACTTTCAAATATTGCGTATCGCACTGGAGAAGAAGGTCTCACAGCCCAAGGTAATTTTTGACGGATATGAATCCACCTATAACCAGCATATTAGCGTAGAAGTTGAAGAAAATCCATTTTATGCTCCTTTCAAGGAGCTACCTGCTTCACTTACCCAAGCACAAAATGATTCTATTTTGAATGCGGCCAAAGTGGCCATAGCTGAATCGGTGGTTCCTACCTTTAAAAAAATAAAACTCTTTTTTGAATCGGAATATATACCCAACACCCGAAATAGTGTGGGTATTTCAGATACCCCAGGTGGATCGAAGTTGTACCAGAATAGGGTAAACTATTATACCACGACCGACAAGTATACTGCGGATGATATACACGAAATAGGGTTAAAGGAAGTAGCAAGGATAAGGTCTGAAATGGAAGAGATTATCAAATCGGTCGGATTCAAGGGAAGTTTTGTCGACTTTTTGGAGTTCCTCCGTACCGATGAACAATTTTATGTAACGAATGGGGAGGATTTATTGAAGGAAGCTAGGAACATTGCAAAACAGATCGATGCAAAATTACCCACCTATTTTTCAACCCTACCCAGAAAACCTTATGGTGTAAAAAAAGTACCGGATGCCTTAGCGCCAAAATATACAGGGGGTCGCTACTCGGGTTCCCGTAGTCCAACGGAGCCGGGCTATTATTTGGTCAATACCTATAAATTGGACAGTAGGCCCTTGTATGTCCTGCCTTCCCTGACACTTCATGAGTCGGTTCCTGGACATCATTTGCAGGGCAGCCTTAATCAGGAAATGTCGGATAGTATTCCACAGTTTAGAAAAAATATGTACCTATCTGCTTTTGGTGAGGGTTGGGCGCTGTATACCGAGTTTTTGGGAGATGAGATGGGTATGTATAAAACGCCTTATGAGAAGTTCGGAAAACTGACTTATGAGATGTGGAGGGCCGCCAGATTGGTTGTGGATACCGGAATCCATGCCAAAGGATGGACCAAACAGCAAGTATTGGATTTTATGAAGAATAATACGGCACTGTCCCTTCATGAAATCAATACCGAAACGGACCGATATATTGCATGGCCCGGACAAGCTTTATCCTACAAAATGGGAGAACTAAAGATTAGGGAACTGAGAAAAAGGGCAGAAAATGAATTAGGACCAAATTTTGACATCAGAAAATTCCATGAAGTCATTTTAGGACAAGGTACGGTAACCCTACCTATTTTGGAAAGAAGGGTAAATACGTATATTGAAAATGTAAAAAAGAGCTGA
- a CDS encoding 4-hydroxyproline epimerase, with protein MKKHVFKCIDGHTCGNPVRLIVEGAPDLKGANMSEKRLHFIKEYDWIRKGLMFEPRGHDMMSGAFLYPPSNPENDFGIVFIETSGCLPMCGHGSIGVITMAIEEGVVVPKEPGKVRMEAPAGLVEVTYHQNGNKVEWVKLLNVGSYLAASELTVTSKFLGDLTFDVAYGGNYYAIVDPQENFSGLQNYSASQLIEMARELRQQINLKYPGKFVHPENPSIKDVSHILWTGTTISPDAAARNAVFYGDKAIDRSPCGTGTSARMAQWYAKGKLEKGEEFIHESIIGSKFIGEVESECKIGNFMGIIPSIKGWARQYGYNEISIDESDPYAQGFQVI; from the coding sequence GTGAAAAAACATGTATTTAAATGTATTGACGGTCATACTTGCGGAAACCCCGTAAGGTTGATCGTTGAAGGGGCTCCCGATCTTAAAGGGGCTAACATGAGTGAAAAAAGACTTCATTTTATAAAGGAATACGATTGGATCAGAAAAGGGTTGATGTTTGAGCCCAGGGGCCACGACATGATGAGCGGTGCCTTTTTATATCCGCCGTCCAACCCAGAAAATGACTTTGGCATTGTTTTTATAGAGACGAGTGGCTGTCTTCCCATGTGTGGGCATGGCAGCATTGGTGTAATAACGATGGCCATTGAGGAGGGAGTCGTTGTTCCCAAGGAACCAGGGAAGGTCAGAATGGAAGCTCCGGCCGGTTTGGTCGAGGTTACCTACCATCAGAATGGCAATAAAGTGGAATGGGTAAAATTGCTCAACGTGGGTTCTTATTTGGCAGCTTCGGAATTGACCGTTACCTCCAAATTTCTTGGGGATCTTACTTTTGACGTGGCCTATGGGGGTAACTACTATGCCATTGTCGATCCGCAGGAAAATTTTTCCGGACTCCAGAATTATTCCGCATCGCAACTGATAGAAATGGCCAGGGAGCTTCGGCAGCAAATCAATTTGAAATATCCCGGAAAATTCGTGCATCCAGAAAATCCGTCTATCAAGGATGTGAGCCACATACTTTGGACGGGCACTACAATTTCCCCCGATGCTGCGGCCAGAAATGCCGTGTTCTACGGGGATAAGGCCATAGACAGATCACCCTGTGGCACGGGTACTTCAGCAAGGATGGCGCAGTGGTATGCCAAAGGAAAACTGGAAAAAGGGGAAGAATTCATCCATGAAAGTATTATTGGTTCCAAATTTATTGGTGAAGTAGAATCAGAATGTAAAATTGGTAATTTTATGGGTATAATACCTAGTATTAAAGGTTGGGCAAGACAATACGGTTATAATGAAATCAGTATTGATGAATCCGATCCGTATGCCCAAGGTTTTCAGGTGATATAG
- a CDS encoding AraC family transcriptional regulator — translation MKVLPFIIPKSPSENLVFQIDEEIRFYDKLHQHEEIQISYISRGHGKLVLMDSIHPYHPNDLFVLGSNMPHLFKSEGTDKSTSKMYTLFFTNESFGKDFFDLLELQYLKSFFTKVQNGFKILENQKELGLILQKMEDKNRLDRFLGLLHLLKRFCEVPIKSLSLGAPSKIRSLDEGERLQRIFDLVIQNFKRPISLEEVAELTYMTKNSFCRFFKKHTNQSFFDFLISYRVEHACQQLAQSKNDAIMNIAEGCGFQSQSNFNRRFKEIKGVTPTEYRKSIR, via the coding sequence ATGAAGGTACTTCCGTTTATCATTCCAAAATCGCCATCCGAGAATCTGGTTTTCCAGATTGATGAAGAAATCCGCTTCTATGATAAGCTGCATCAGCATGAAGAGATACAGATTAGTTATATAAGTAGGGGGCACGGTAAGCTGGTCCTTATGGATAGTATCCATCCTTATCATCCAAATGATCTGTTCGTTTTGGGTAGTAACATGCCCCACCTATTTAAAAGCGAGGGAACGGATAAGTCCACCTCCAAAATGTATACCCTCTTTTTTACGAATGAGTCCTTTGGAAAGGACTTTTTTGATTTATTGGAACTTCAGTACTTAAAGTCATTTTTTACCAAGGTCCAGAATGGCTTTAAAATTTTGGAAAACCAAAAGGAACTAGGCCTAATCCTACAAAAAATGGAGGATAAAAATAGATTGGACCGGTTTTTGGGCCTGCTACATCTGTTAAAACGGTTCTGTGAAGTGCCTATAAAAAGTCTATCGCTTGGGGCACCATCAAAAATACGGAGCTTGGACGAAGGGGAAAGGCTTCAGCGGATATTCGATTTGGTTATCCAAAATTTTAAAAGACCCATTAGCTTGGAAGAGGTTGCCGAACTGACATATATGACCAAGAATTCCTTTTGTAGGTTCTTTAAAAAACATACGAATCAGAGTTTTTTTGATTTTTTGATTTCCTATAGGGTAGAACATGCCTGTCAACAGCTGGCACAATCCAAGAACGATGCTATTATGAATATCGCAGAAGGATGCGGTTTCCAGTCCCAATCCAATTTCAATAGAAGGTTCAAGGAAATAAAGGGAGTTACGCCTACGGAGTACAGAAAATCCATACGATGA
- the proB gene encoding glutamate 5-kinase — protein sequence MYKEKIVVKVGTNVMTNKDNRIVRPVLRNLVEQIAKLYERDIITVLVSSGSVIAGKEVLGKSNIEDRTQRRQVYSAIGQPRMMRLYYNIFHDYGMKCAQVLPTKRDFSPGVHRQNMINCCEGLLSEGVIPIANEDDAVSVTMSMFSDNDELASLIAQLLNADKLIILTDIDGLYTGDPNEKNSDLVQHVKPEENLDKYIKDNNKKEEEGRGGMGSKLDYAQQAAAKGIPTYIANGKKKNTIIDIIDGKNVGTRVTLEEELIK from the coding sequence ATGTATAAGGAAAAAATAGTAGTGAAAGTTGGTACCAACGTAATGACCAACAAAGACAATAGAATTGTTAGACCTGTATTACGAAACCTAGTAGAGCAAATTGCAAAATTGTACGAAAGGGATATTATTACCGTACTGGTTTCTTCCGGATCCGTAATTGCAGGAAAAGAGGTTTTGGGAAAATCCAATATCGAGGATAGGACCCAAAGACGGCAAGTATATTCTGCCATTGGACAACCCAGAATGATGAGGCTTTATTACAATATTTTCCATGATTATGGAATGAAATGTGCCCAGGTACTTCCCACCAAAAGGGACTTTAGCCCTGGTGTTCACCGGCAAAATATGATCAATTGTTGTGAAGGTCTATTGTCTGAAGGTGTTATTCCTATTGCCAATGAAGATGACGCCGTATCCGTAACTATGAGTATGTTTTCCGATAATGATGAATTGGCAAGTTTGATTGCCCAACTATTGAATGCGGACAAACTCATCATCCTAACCGATATCGATGGACTGTACACAGGTGATCCCAATGAAAAGAACAGTGACTTGGTGCAACATGTAAAACCAGAGGAAAATCTGGACAAGTATATCAAGGACAATAATAAAAAAGAGGAGGAAGGCCGAGGAGGCATGGGATCCAAACTGGATTACGCCCAGCAGGCGGCAGCCAAGGGTATACCGACCTATATTGCCAACGGTAAAAAGAAGAATACCATCATCGACATCATTGATGGTAAAAATGTAGGGACAAGAGTAACCTTGGAAGAAGAATTAATAAAATGA
- a CDS encoding glutamate-5-semialdehyde dehydrogenase, with protein sequence MKILTTEIKNNVLTSMIDLLDKNRESIIKANKKDLDLFQKEDQAMYDRLIVTDKKIDGMIQSIREVQSQEDPVNQPISTRILDNGLEITNKTAPFGTIMIIYESRPDVTIEAAVLAFKASNKILLKGGKEALHSNTILTELWHKALEENGLPTDYIQLLTMNRQETQDFLKNPVEKLDLIVPRGGERLINFVKEHANCAVLVSGRGNNFLYVDENADWEKSLKVIMNAKTDKISACNALDKILISQSINNYNQKLTELYNLLSSNGVDILVDDKVSKTLTNATLITDDSIWKEEFLAMKCCLGAVETLNEAVSKINENSGGHSATIMTSDKGSARQFMEEVDCAAVYQNASTRFTDGGQMGVGAELAISTDKLHHRGPLGLEQLVTNKYFVFGDGQIRE encoded by the coding sequence ATGAAAATATTGACTACAGAGATAAAAAACAACGTATTAACAAGCATGATAGACCTGTTGGACAAAAACAGGGAAAGTATCATCAAAGCAAATAAAAAGGACTTGGACCTATTCCAAAAAGAGGATCAGGCCATGTATGACCGTCTTATTGTCACGGATAAGAAAATAGATGGTATGATACAATCCATACGAGAGGTTCAGAGCCAGGAAGATCCGGTTAACCAACCCATTTCAACCAGGATTTTGGACAATGGATTGGAGATAACCAATAAAACGGCACCTTTCGGAACCATAATGATTATTTACGAATCGCGCCCTGATGTTACTATAGAGGCCGCTGTTTTGGCTTTTAAAGCCAGTAATAAAATACTCCTTAAAGGAGGCAAAGAAGCCTTGCACAGTAACACCATACTTACAGAATTATGGCACAAGGCGTTGGAGGAAAATGGGCTTCCAACGGATTATATCCAACTGTTGACCATGAACCGACAGGAAACCCAAGATTTTCTTAAAAATCCTGTCGAAAAGTTAGATTTAATAGTTCCCAGAGGTGGCGAGAGATTGATAAACTTTGTAAAAGAACACGCCAATTGCGCAGTGCTTGTTAGTGGTAGGGGAAATAATTTCCTTTATGTGGACGAAAATGCCGATTGGGAAAAAAGTCTAAAGGTCATTATGAACGCAAAAACGGATAAAATATCGGCGTGTAATGCATTGGACAAGATTTTGATCAGTCAAAGTATAAATAACTACAATCAAAAATTAACCGAATTATACAACCTTCTCAGTTCCAATGGAGTGGATATTTTGGTCGATGATAAGGTTTCCAAAACCCTGACTAATGCCACCCTTATTACCGACGATTCTATTTGGAAAGAAGAATTTTTGGCTATGAAATGTTGTTTGGGAGCTGTGGAAACTTTAAATGAAGCCGTATCCAAAATCAATGAGAATTCCGGTGGCCACTCTGCAACCATTATGACCAGCGACAAGGGTAGTGCCAGGCAATTTATGGAGGAGGTAGATTGCGCTGCCGTATATCAAAATGCCTCTACACGTTTCACCGACGGAGGACAAATGGGAGTAGGTGCAGAACTGGCGATTAGTACTGACAAGTTACACCATAGAGGGCCTTTAGGGCTAGAACAATTGGTCACCAACAAATATTTTGTCTTTGGCGACGGTCAAATAAGGGAGTAA
- a CDS encoding NAD(P)/FAD-dependent oxidoreductase, with the protein MADKNTLIVGGGIMGLCSAYYLHKKGYQVTVLEKSQGGMGASFVNAGYLTPSHIVPLAAPGVITKGLSMMMDSKSPFYIKPRWDIDFFKWAWSFHKSSTKEKVEKAAPIIKDINLLSSKLYDEIKESRDLGDFHLEKKGLLMIYQTDAYGNAEKEVAAKAKEMGLEVSNLNADELKALHGDMKVIGKGALHYFCDAHSTPNVFMAKMREYLIKSGVQIKYEEEVLKFDYSDSSIRKVHTDKDTYTPDDIVLASGSWSNNLVKQLGLTLQVQAGKGYCIDVHRPTGIELPAILMEAKVAITPMEGFTRFAGTMEFSGINYDINLNRVEAIAEAVKKFYPNVEITQEEIRNAKCGLRPVSPDGLPYIGKTGHFDNLFIATGHAMMGWSMGPATGKLISEVLEGNTPSMDLKPFDPERKFL; encoded by the coding sequence ATGGCGGACAAAAATACATTGATTGTTGGTGGGGGAATTATGGGACTTTGTTCCGCATATTATTTGCATAAGAAGGGATACCAAGTTACCGTACTGGAAAAATCGCAAGGAGGGATGGGGGCCTCGTTTGTGAATGCGGGATATCTTACCCCAAGCCATATTGTACCTTTGGCGGCGCCAGGAGTAATTACCAAAGGATTATCCATGATGATGGACAGCAAAAGTCCTTTTTATATTAAGCCACGCTGGGATATCGATTTTTTTAAATGGGCATGGTCCTTTCACAAATCCTCCACCAAGGAAAAGGTCGAAAAAGCTGCACCGATAATAAAGGACATTAATCTGTTGAGTTCCAAGTTGTACGATGAGATAAAGGAGTCGCGGGATTTGGGAGATTTCCATTTGGAAAAGAAGGGGCTGCTCATGATTTACCAGACTGATGCCTATGGCAATGCCGAAAAGGAAGTGGCCGCGAAGGCTAAAGAGATGGGTTTGGAGGTTTCCAATCTCAATGCCGATGAACTAAAAGCGTTGCATGGAGATATGAAGGTAATAGGAAAAGGTGCTTTGCATTACTTTTGCGATGCCCATAGCACGCCAAATGTCTTCATGGCCAAGATGAGGGAGTACCTAATAAAGAGCGGGGTCCAGATAAAGTATGAGGAGGAAGTACTTAAGTTCGATTATTCCGATTCATCCATCCGTAAAGTACATACCGATAAAGATACCTATACCCCGGACGATATAGTATTGGCCTCCGGGTCGTGGAGCAATAACCTGGTAAAACAATTGGGTCTGACATTACAGGTACAGGCGGGAAAGGGCTATTGCATTGATGTTCATAGGCCTACGGGAATAGAATTACCGGCCATCTTAATGGAGGCAAAGGTGGCGATTACACCTATGGAAGGATTTACCCGGTTTGCGGGAACTATGGAATTTTCAGGGATTAATTATGATATTAATTTGAATAGGGTCGAAGCTATTGCAGAGGCCGTAAAGAAATTTTATCCTAACGTTGAAATAACCCAAGAAGAAATTAGGAATGCCAAATGCGGTTTACGTCCTGTATCGCCGGATGGACTCCCGTACATTGGGAAGACAGGCCACTTTGATAATTTGTTTATTGCAACCGGCCATGCCATGATGGGATGGAGTATGGGTCCTGCAACCGGAAAACTTATATCAGAGGTCTTGGAAGGTAACACCCCTTCCATGGATTTAAAACCGTTTGATCCCGAGAGGAAGTTCCTGTGA
- a CDS encoding head GIN domain-containing protein, with protein sequence MKNWLLSVSLLFIVPVCFAQKANTKTLEKFTELKVYDRIVVSLVKSNENKLVITGDDKDEVNISNKNGLLKIKMEFGNFMDGDEAKGTLYYTEDLILIDANENAKIISDVTFKASKVEIKGQEGGIIDLKVSLDEVNVRAVSGSEVTLTGTSKKQEISVNTGGKAYCKGLDTSETMVTVMAGGRADVKASEEVNAKVKAGGSIYIYGNPKNVKKDKVFGGKIKEM encoded by the coding sequence ATGAAAAATTGGTTACTATCCGTTTCGCTACTGTTTATTGTTCCCGTATGCTTCGCCCAAAAAGCAAATACCAAGACCTTAGAGAAATTTACAGAGTTGAAGGTATACGACCGCATTGTGGTTTCCTTGGTAAAAAGTAACGAAAACAAATTGGTCATTACCGGCGATGACAAGGATGAGGTTAATATTTCCAACAAGAACGGACTTCTTAAGATAAAGATGGAATTTGGTAATTTTATGGATGGAGACGAAGCGAAAGGCACCTTATATTATACAGAGGATTTGATTTTAATCGATGCGAACGAGAATGCCAAGATTATCTCCGATGTAACATTTAAGGCCTCCAAAGTGGAAATCAAGGGACAGGAAGGCGGAATTATAGACCTAAAAGTTTCCTTGGACGAGGTTAATGTCCGTGCCGTATCCGGAAGTGAAGTAACCCTAACTGGAACCAGTAAAAAACAAGAAATATCTGTCAATACAGGAGGCAAGGCGTATTGTAAAGGTTTGGACACATCCGAAACCATGGTTACCGTTATGGCTGGTGGCAGGGCAGATGTAAAAGCATCGGAAGAAGTAAACGCCAAGGTAAAGGCAGGTGGCTCCATATATATCTATGGAAACCCCAAAAACGTGAAAAAGGACAAGGTATTTGGAGGGAAAATAAAGGAAATGTAA
- a CDS encoding dihydrodipicolinate synthase family protein, with protein sequence MALSWSGVMPAVTTKFTKEGNLDLDMFQVNIEAQLAAGVNGIILGGTLGEASTLTGTEKETLLKKTVEIVDGQVPVVLNIAEQTTQGAIEAVKAAERNGASGLMMLPPMRYKANDLETVTYFQEVARSTDLPIMIYNNPIDYGIMVTLDMFEVLLQEENITAVKESTRDISNVTRIKNRFGDRLKVLTGVDTLGLESLLMGAEGWVAGLVCAFPAETVAIYKLAKAGRIKEALEIYRWFLPLLELDINPQLVQNIKLAEVATGIGTENVRAPRLPLQGAERERVLKIIEIGMANRPQLPDYLELEEIMA encoded by the coding sequence ATGGCACTTTCATGGAGCGGGGTAATGCCCGCGGTTACGACAAAATTCACAAAGGAGGGAAATTTGGACTTGGATATGTTTCAAGTAAATATAGAGGCTCAGTTAGCTGCTGGGGTAAACGGAATTATCTTGGGCGGCACTCTTGGCGAGGCAAGTACCTTAACGGGAACAGAAAAAGAGACCCTATTAAAAAAGACGGTTGAAATTGTGGATGGCCAGGTTCCCGTTGTCCTTAACATAGCAGAACAGACAACACAGGGAGCTATAGAAGCGGTAAAGGCTGCCGAGAGAAATGGGGCTTCAGGTCTTATGATGTTGCCTCCAATGCGCTATAAGGCGAACGATTTGGAAACGGTGACTTACTTTCAAGAAGTGGCAAGAAGTACGGATTTGCCCATTATGATCTACAATAACCCTATTGATTATGGTATCATGGTGACTTTGGATATGTTCGAAGTTTTACTCCAAGAGGAGAACATTACGGCCGTAAAGGAGAGTACACGGGATATTTCCAATGTAACACGAATAAAGAATAGGTTTGGTGACCGACTCAAAGTTTTGACAGGTGTGGACACCTTGGGTCTAGAGAGTTTGTTGATGGGTGCCGAAGGATGGGTAGCCGGTTTGGTATGTGCATTTCCCGCGGAAACTGTAGCCATTTATAAATTGGCAAAGGCCGGTAGGATCAAAGAGGCTCTAGAAATTTACAGATGGTTCCTCCCCCTATTGGAACTGGACATTAATCCGCAACTTGTGCAGAACATAAAATTGGCCGAAGTAGCCACAGGTATAGGCACGGAAAATGTTAGGGCACCAAGACTTCCGTTGCAAGGTGCTGAACGGGAAAGGGTTTTGAAAATAATTGAAATTGGAATGGCGAACAGACCTCAATTGCCCGATTATCTCGAATTGGAAGAAATCATGGCATAA
- the ablB gene encoding putative beta-lysine N-acetyltransferase: protein MFETIENIEGATIYHGEIHNRIYLSEINQEKIDAILPKMTALAKQKKYDKILSRVPENAINKFESNGYTVEAKIPGLYHGKTTGYFLADYLNEGRHQCDEKQLKIIETVKTIAMAANKPNENPHMGIPSNHEVRKLGSKDFSELVDLHEKAYKYHPKHIKREQDFEQLAELDHQFYGLFVKEQLLVSAILRVHPTESNLEIVDFATHPDYRGQNLSYYLVQEIKTLMQDVGCTTIYALARATSYGLNITYSKHGFKYAGTLTNNAFVRDALESMNVWYYNELK from the coding sequence ATGTTTGAAACGATAGAAAATATAGAAGGAGCAACCATATATCATGGAGAAATCCACAATAGGATTTATTTATCGGAAATAAATCAGGAGAAAATAGATGCCATCCTGCCCAAAATGACGGCTTTGGCAAAACAAAAGAAGTATGACAAGATTCTGAGCAGGGTTCCGGAAAATGCCATAAATAAATTTGAGTCCAATGGCTATACCGTAGAAGCAAAAATACCTGGACTTTATCATGGAAAAACTACAGGATATTTTTTGGCCGATTATCTGAACGAGGGTAGACATCAATGTGATGAAAAACAGTTGAAAATCATTGAAACGGTAAAAACCATTGCCATGGCTGCCAACAAACCCAATGAAAATCCCCACATGGGCATACCTAGTAATCACGAGGTAAGAAAATTGGGGTCAAAGGACTTTTCGGAATTGGTAGACTTGCATGAAAAAGCATATAAGTACCATCCCAAGCATATTAAAAGGGAGCAAGATTTTGAACAATTGGCGGAACTTGACCATCAATTCTATGGCCTATTTGTGAAAGAACAATTATTGGTCTCGGCTATTTTGAGAGTACACCCAACGGAATCTAATCTTGAAATTGTTGATTTTGCTACACATCCAGATTACCGGGGACAGAATCTTTCCTATTATTTGGTGCAGGAAATCAAAACTTTGATGCAGGATGTAGGTTGTACAACAATCTATGCGTTAGCTAGGGCCACGTCCTATGGTTTAAACATCACTTACAGCAAGCACGGATTTAAATATGCAGGCACGCTTACGAACAATGCTTTTGTCCGTGATGCATTGGAAAGTATGAATGTTTGGTATTACAATGAGTTGAAGTAA